The Deltaproteobacteria bacterium DNA segment GATTCGGCGAACCGCCGCGCGCCGATCTTTGGCTCTACCAAGGCGATCCCGGCAAGGTCACCGCGCACATCGCCTTTCAAGTAAACCGCCGCGCGCTAGTCGATGCTTTCTACCAAGCCGCTATCGCCGCCGGCGGCAAAGACAATGGCAAGCCTGGGCCGAGGCCGCAGTACAGTGCCAACTATTATGCAGCGTTTGTCTGGGATCCGGACGGTTACAATGTCGAGGCGGTTTGTCGGGAGGCGGAATAGCGCAGCGCTATTGGCAACCAATCAACGCTGTTCGGGTTACTGGTCTTTGCGTTTGGCGTTGGAATATTTCTGCAACCAGTTCTCAATCATCTTACGTTTGAAGCGCCACTGGTTGCCGACTTTGAACGCCGGCAGCTCCTTGTCCGCCAGCAATCGGTAGACGGTGAACTTATCGACGTTCAGATATTCGGCGACCTGTTCCAAGGTCAAAAGTTGATCGGGCATGGTTTACGTTCGCTAATCGAAGCTAGGTTTTATTTGAATCCTCAGCCAACGTCAAGCCCGCCCGGAACGCTGATTTTCTTGGCGCCATGTATGAAAAAATGGCGTGGCGAATCACGATTGGCAAAAATCTCGACCGGCTATTTCGCGGCGCAAACGGTGATCTCCACCATCGTGCCGGGTGTCAGCACCGCGCCCACCGCGGTGCGCGTCGGCAGATTTGCGCGGTCGACCCAGGCCATCCAGGCTTCGTTCATTGCGTCCTTCAAACTGGCGTCCTGCATGTAGATCGTGGCGC contains these protein-coding regions:
- a CDS encoding DNA-binding protein; this translates as MPDQLLTLEQVAEYLNVDKFTVYRLLADKELPAFKVGNQWRFKRKMIENWLQKYSNAKRKDQ
- a CDS encoding VOC family protein, with the translated sequence MIAHIGIIVSDIERSKGFYSAALQPIGYQMIREYGVTPSRPAASAGFGEPPRADLWLYQGDPGKVTAHIAFQVNRRALVDAFYQAAIAAGGKDNGKPGPRPQYSANYYAAFVWDPDGYNVEAVCREAE